CCGCCATCGAACATGTCGTCGCCATCGACCGTGACGTCCTGCATGACGCCGCTGCACGAGCCTGCGAACGTATCGCGCCAACCTGGCCGCTGGATCGTCTGATCGCGGTCAGCCCGTTGTGGGAGCGGCGCCAGCAGCCCTGGGCCGAAGTGGCCGAGCAGCTCTGGCGGCGTGCCGGCAGCCGCTTGACGCTGGCGGCTGACGATTACCGCCAGGCCTGGGCTGACGGGCAGATTGGCGAGCGTCACCTGCTGCAGGTGCTGCGGGACAATCCGCAGGGCCGGACGCCGGCAGATCTGCTGCAGGCGCTGCAGGCCGAGAATGAACAGGCACCTGGCCTGCCGCTGCTGGAAGACATGGCCGATGCCGAGATCGCCTTGCCGGGCTGGCCGGCCTTGATCACCCGGCAAGTCGGTCAATGCTGCGCCGCCTGGTTCGATGAGCATCAGGCCGATTGGCATGCCGAACGCCAGGGCGGGCTGTATCAGGCCTGGCGTCAGGCCATGCAGGATGATCGTGGTATGAGCGTGCTCAGTGCCTGTCGCGACCTGAGTGCCCGCATCGTCGAGTTGCCGTGGCAGCCGCGTGCGGCGCTGGAGGTCGCCGTGCAACGCCTGGGGTTGCGGGCTGACGAGCTGGAGGAGTGGTTCGACTGCCTGCTGTTGCGCAGCCTGGGTTGGGCCTCCTGGTGCGCTTACCGGCGCTGGCTGGCGCGCCAGGCCGGCGGCGACGATGACACGCTGCTGGACGTGCTGGCCATTCGTGCAGCCTGGGAGTGGCTGGTGGATGATCGCCGGCGTGATCCGGGCAGCCGCTGGAACGCCTGGCGCCAGGCCTGGCAGGAGTGGCGCCGCCGCCAGCCGTCGTCTGCCTGGCAGGCGCTGCAGGTATGGCAGCGCGCCGAAGAGCTGGCCTGGCAAGAGCACCTGCAGCAGCTTTTGCAGTCTGCCCAGGCGCAGGGCGTGGCGGTGGAGCCAACGCTGGCCAAGGTGTATTTCTGCATCGACGTGCGCTCCGAGCCGCTGCGTCGTGCTCTGGAGGAGGTCTGTCCGTCGGTTCAGACCGGTGGCTTTGCCGGGTTCTTCGGCTTGCCCATCGCTTACACGCCGCTCGGCACGACAGCCAGCCGGCCGCAGTTGCCGGGCCTCCTGGCGCCGCAACTGAGCGTCAGCGACAGTTGCGGTGACGCGGCGGGTGACGCTCAACTGGCCGCGCGGCGTCAGGCTCGCCTGGCACAGCAGGGGCGCTGGCGCCTGTTCGAGCGTTTGCCGGCGTCGGGTTTTACCCTGGTCGAGTCGCTTGGCCTGGGTTACGCCGGCTCATTGCTCGGGCGCACGGGCGGCTGGCTGCGTGGTCTGGCGCCTGCCGAGCGCGCGGGGTTGAAGCGCGACGAGTGGCAGCGTCTCAGCCCGCTGCTGGCGCCGTTGGCCACGGATCAGCGGGTACAACTGGCGGCGCGTATTCTGCGCGCGATGGGGCTGACGCGAGATTTTCCAGCGCTGATCCTGTTGCTCGGCCATGGTAGCCAGAGCGCCAACCATCCGCAGGCGGCCGGGCTGGATTGCGGTGCCTGTTGCGGCCAGAGTGGTGAGGTCAATGCGCGCGCGCTGGCCGAATTGCTCAATGATCCGCAGGTGCGCCTGGGGCTGGCCGGGCAGGGGATCGAGCTGCCGATGGACTGCCAGGTACTGGCCGGGCTGCATAACACCACCACCGACGAAGTCCAGGTCTTCGCCAGTGACGCCTTGCCGGCTGACCTCGTGCCAAGCTGGCAGCGCCTGCGCCAGGCGCTGGACCGCGCAGCCGTGCGGGTGCGTCAGGCGCGTGCGGCGCGTCTGGGGCTGGGGCCTCTGAGCAGGCGGCCGGAGCGCCTGCTGGCGGCCCTGCGCCGACGCGCCGCTGACTGGGCGCAGACCCGTCCGGAATGGGGGCTGGCCGGCAATGCCGCGTTCATCGCTGCGCCGCGTGCGCGCACGCGCGGTCTCGACCTGCAGGGGCGTGCCTTCCTGCATGACTATGACTGGCGACATGACGAGGGTGGCAAGGTGCTGGAGTTGATCATGACCGCACCGATGGTCGTGGCGCACTGGATCAACCTGCAGTACCTGACCTCGACCACCGACAACCAGCGTTTTGGCAGTGGCAACAAGGTGCTGCACAACGTGGTGGGCGGCAATATCGGGGTATTCGAGGGCAACGGTGGCGATCTGCGCATCGGCCTGGCGCGCCAGTCGCTGCACGATGGCCAGCGCTGGCTACACCGGCCGCTGCGTCTGAGCGTGATCATCGCTGCGCCGCGCTCGATGATCGATCAGGTGGTCGCCAGCCATCAGGTGGTGCGCGAGCTGGTCGAGCATGGCTGGCTGTATCTGCTGCGGTTGGACGATGATCGCGCTGCGTCACTGCAGATTCGCGACGCTGGCGGCTGGCGGGCGCTGCTCGGGGAGTGAGGTGGATCCGCGTCTTGCGGGGCGTGCCGGGCGGCGCGCGGAATATTCACTGTGGCAGCTTGGCGATCACCTTGATCTCGAAATCGAAGCCGGCCAGCCAGGTCACGCCAAGGGCCGTCACCGTCGGGTAGGGCGCTTCGCCCCAGTAGTCGGCTGCCACTTCCCAGATGGTTTCGAACTTGGCGTGCGGGTCGACCATGAAGATGGTGGTGTCGACCACATCTTCGAAGCTGCAACCGGCTTCGGCGAGAATCGCGTTGAGATTGGCGAAGGTGCGGCGAACCTGGTCGTGCAGATCCGGTTCCGGCGAGCCGTCCTTGCGGCTGCCGACCTGGCCGGAGACGAACAGAAAGCCGTTGCTGCGAATGGCCGGGGAGTAGCGATGCAGCTCGTACAGGGCGTGGCGTTCTGCCGGGAAAACCACATCACGCTTGCTATTCATGGGAACCTCCGTTGGAGCCAGTGCGGCCCGCTGTTATCGATAGCCGCACTTTAGGAGTGACGCCGCGCTGGATAA
This region of Pseudomonas wenzhouensis genomic DNA includes:
- a CDS encoding YbcC family protein, yielding MTAIEHVVAIDRDVLHDAAARACERIAPTWPLDRLIAVSPLWERRQQPWAEVAEQLWRRAGSRLTLAADDYRQAWADGQIGERHLLQVLRDNPQGRTPADLLQALQAENEQAPGLPLLEDMADAEIALPGWPALITRQVGQCCAAWFDEHQADWHAERQGGLYQAWRQAMQDDRGMSVLSACRDLSARIVELPWQPRAALEVAVQRLGLRADELEEWFDCLLLRSLGWASWCAYRRWLARQAGGDDDTLLDVLAIRAAWEWLVDDRRRDPGSRWNAWRQAWQEWRRRQPSSAWQALQVWQRAEELAWQEHLQQLLQSAQAQGVAVEPTLAKVYFCIDVRSEPLRRALEEVCPSVQTGGFAGFFGLPIAYTPLGTTASRPQLPGLLAPQLSVSDSCGDAAGDAQLAARRQARLAQQGRWRLFERLPASGFTLVESLGLGYAGSLLGRTGGWLRGLAPAERAGLKRDEWQRLSPLLAPLATDQRVQLAARILRAMGLTRDFPALILLLGHGSQSANHPQAAGLDCGACCGQSGEVNARALAELLNDPQVRLGLAGQGIELPMDCQVLAGLHNTTTDEVQVFASDALPADLVPSWQRLRQALDRAAVRVRQARAARLGLGPLSRRPERLLAALRRRAADWAQTRPEWGLAGNAAFIAAPRARTRGLDLQGRAFLHDYDWRHDEGGKVLELIMTAPMVVAHWINLQYLTSTTDNQRFGSGNKVLHNVVGGNIGVFEGNGGDLRIGLARQSLHDGQRWLHRPLRLSVIIAAPRSMIDQVVASHQVVRELVEHGWLYLLRLDDDRAASLQIRDAGGWRALLGE
- a CDS encoding RidA family protein, producing the protein MNSKRDVVFPAERHALYELHRYSPAIRSNGFLFVSGQVGSRKDGSPEPDLHDQVRRTFANLNAILAEAGCSFEDVVDTTIFMVDPHAKFETIWEVAADYWGEAPYPTVTALGVTWLAGFDFEIKVIAKLPQ